In the genome of Candidatus Nitrosotalea sinensis, the window TACATTTTTTGTGCTTTTTTTGGAATCATTGAAACAATTTTCTTGCTTACTAGTCTATCATAGAGAACGACATCTGCAGATTTTATTGCCTCTACTGCCTTTAGTGTAATGAGTTTAGGGTCACCTGGACCTGCTCCAACAATGAAAACTTTACCAGTCATTTAGCATTCCACTCCTCTACTTTTTCTCTCCAATTCATCGCAATATCAGCAATTCCTTTTTCTTTAAGTTCTGCTGCAACCTCTCTACCAAGGTCATTTGCTTTTCTTGCATCAGAGTCTTTTTCCACCATTATTGACTTGCTCCCATCTACAGAATATACTATTACTTTTAATCGTAGTCGATCATTTTCTTTGTGAGCAAATGCACCCACTGGAAATCTGCATCCAGAGTCCACAAACATGGAAAGAGCCCTTTCTGCCTCAATTGCATTCCTAGTTTCAGGATCTTCGATCTTTTTCAAGAGTTCTATTAGTTGCAGATTATCTCTTCTCGATACGATTCCAAGAGCACCCTGTCCAGGTGAAGGAGGAAATGTATCCATCGGCAACCTTTGGAATTGTACATCTAGATTTAATCTAGAGATTCCGGCCTGTGCCAAGACCACACCGTCAAATTCTCCATTTTTCACCTTTTGTATCCTTGTTTCAATATTTCCACGAATTGGTTTTACTGTGACATCAGGCCTGATTCTTCTGATTTGGACCGCCCGCCTAAGACTGCTTGTTCCAATTATTG includes:
- the hemC gene encoding hydroxymethylbilane synthase codes for the protein MMYTIGTRGSQLSLTQTRWVVSEIKKKLPDAEFQIITIKTQGDTDARPLFTINQKGIFEKEIDRAVAEKKVDFAVHSLKDVPAELPDDLVLACIPKREEANDVFITNDANTLETIKKGAIIGTSSLRRAVQIRRIRPDVTVKPIRGNIETRIQKVKNGEFDGVVLAQAGISRLNLDVQFQRLPMDTFPPSPGQGALGIVSRRDNLQLIELLKKIEDPETRNAIEAERALSMFVDSGCRFPVGAFAHKENDRLRLKVIVYSVDGSKSIMVEKDSDARKANDLGREVAAELKEKGIADIAMNWREKVEEWNAK